A genomic stretch from Candidatus Vicinibacter proximus includes:
- a CDS encoding T9SS type A sorting domain-containing protein translates to MFKFLIVEHFVYNSTSAPSGHKKNDFFRLKFGDQAQKDNSGLFITCNSFLEQKQAWFITGNFQDQGFCDQFGSWTPDNQFKDGADQNNPENHIKSFTSFDYWLPSFTQQYRPIYNTSSVVNVDVCTEGRILSGCDPWGPVNDTTVATRQGEYNRMGDGMERRMLGNELLRYYGKTDDTANFKSLIATMTDEPTKRSYALVLVNDGNLTGAQAVVNTLNGSDPENQDFNKLYSVVRYQKMNDYGLDELNETQVLTLDSISLNRTQAAYMAQGILSYYYGYEFLIPIEFPDTTLEYRSRKEKIENKDRNPNTLYLAPNPVHESVDISLSQYNLINPEIQILDGQGRLVYTQRISNSHSTVSIGLRELNPSLYFVILRDQGMIVSKSKFIKY, encoded by the coding sequence ATGTTTAAATTTTTAATAGTGGAACACTTTGTTTACAACAGCACTTCCGCACCAAGTGGGCATAAGAAAAATGATTTCTTTAGGTTAAAATTTGGAGATCAGGCTCAAAAGGACAACTCTGGATTATTTATTACTTGCAACAGTTTTCTAGAGCAAAAGCAGGCCTGGTTTATCACAGGTAACTTTCAGGATCAAGGCTTTTGTGACCAGTTTGGATCTTGGACACCGGACAATCAATTTAAAGATGGTGCAGACCAAAATAATCCTGAGAACCATATTAAGAGTTTTACTTCTTTTGATTATTGGTTACCATCATTTACCCAACAATATCGTCCAATTTATAACACGAGTAGCGTTGTCAATGTTGATGTTTGTACAGAAGGTAGAATCCTTTCAGGATGCGACCCGTGGGGCCCAGTAAATGATACTACAGTGGCCACTCGACAAGGTGAATATAACAGAATGGGCGATGGAATGGAGCGCAGGATGCTTGGAAATGAATTGTTGAGGTATTATGGTAAAACTGATGATACGGCCAATTTTAAATCTCTTATTGCTACCATGACTGACGAACCTACTAAAAGATCTTACGCTTTAGTATTAGTCAATGATGGCAATCTCACAGGAGCTCAAGCTGTAGTCAATACTTTAAATGGATCAGATCCGGAAAATCAGGATTTTAATAAATTGTATTCAGTAGTCAGATATCAAAAAATGAATGATTATGGTTTGGATGAACTGAACGAAACTCAGGTCTTGACTCTTGACAGCATAAGTTTAAACCGCACGCAGGCTGCCTACATGGCTCAAGGGATTTTAAGTTATTATTATGGATATGAATTTTTGATTCCTATTGAATTTCCTGATACTACATTGGAATATAGATCTAGGAAAGAAAAAATAGAAAATAAGGATCGTAATCCAAATACCCTATATCTTGCTCCAAATCCAGTACATGAAAGTGTAGATATTTCTTTAAGTCAATATAATTTAATCAACCCTGAAATTCAAATTCTGGATGGACAAGGCCGATTAGTTTATACCCAAAGAATCTCCAATTCACATTCCACTGTAAGTATTGGGCTTAGAGAATTAAATCCTTCCCTTTATTTTGTCATTTTAAGGGATCAGGGCATGATTGTTTCGAAGTCAAAATTTATTAAATATTAA